From the Helianthus annuus cultivar XRQ/B chromosome 17, HanXRQr2.0-SUNRISE, whole genome shotgun sequence genome, the window GTGAAGACGGTTTTAAGGTGATGTTTATATACTTGGTTAGTGATGGAGATATTTAGAGTTTTATTGGATTTGTGTGATGAATTACGTTGTGTTATTGTTGTTCAGACTCAAGGTAGTTGCTATATAGTTTGTAGTTAGGTTTAGATCCTCTATTTCATGTAGAAGGATAATTAGTTCTACGAGATCGTAGAAGAATGATATTTGGAATTTTAGTGTTTTTTGTTTCAACTTTCAATCACCGAATTTTTTGATGTTCTTCAATTGCGTTTGGTCGTTCTTTTTTTACACTATCAGTTCGCATAAGGGGACACaaattatgtttgtttttgtttttccttTTTGTAAATATCTGGAATGAGGAGAAAATAGGTTTGCAAATTTAGAGGCTAGAACTTTGATCTACTTGAAGTTCTGGTTTGTCGAGTTATTTGAATCGTACATCTGATTTTTGAAGTTTGTTTAGATAACGATTCGAAAAAACGTGTCAAATTCGAGTATTTGATTTCGGTTCGAACTCGAGTTATTTCGATACGAGTTACTATAAAAAATGTAGTGAACTTACAGTATCCTCTTGACttttaaaaacttgtttaaacaAGAATTTGAAACTAATAAAACGTTAAATGACTAAAATCCAAACTGCAACATTTGAAATATAGATTAGTCAAATGATTGAAAAGTTCAAATTTAGTAGCAACATCCAGGTTCGTAAATTCATATATGAAAAAGATGATGGGCTTTTACTAGAAGCCTAATAAGATTGATTTAGAATTTCATGTTTATAAAGTTACATATTTTTAATGAAATTAAAACTATCTTTAATTTGAATTTGAATATTCGAATTGGTTGCTAATACGATTTGAAATTCGAAACTGAATATGAGATTCTAGTGAATTTCGAGTCCGATTGGAATATAGAACTTCTGTAAGAAGTATTTTTAGTTAACATTTTGTTGGATTATACTTGTGTAGATGAGATTGCAAAACTTTTTCCATCCCTATTTGGACAACCATCAGCATCATTGCAGCCGAGCGAATCAAATGATCCCGGATCAGCGTTGAAGATAGGTGTGGTTTTGTCAGGAGGACAAGCTCCAGGAGGACACAATGTTATATCTGGGATGTTTGGTTAGTATTCCATCATTGATTTTTAAGAGATATATATGTTATCTGAATTTAATAAGTGCTCAACTTGTTTTCTCTACCCATTGTAGATTACTTGCAGGAGCGATGCAAAGGAAGTACATTATATGGGTTCAAGGGTGGACCGGCTGGGATCATGAAGGGAAAATACGTGGTTTTAACCCCAGAGTATATTTATCCATACAGAAATCAGGTACAAATATTGTTCAGTATACATAAGCTTTTACTTCTGCACAAATTTTAAGGCCTTGCATTGGCAACGTAGCGGATGAATCCACATTATCTGATAATCATGTGGAGttaaatgttgtcttttcttaCAGTTGAAAATCTTGTATTATGACATCTACGATACCTGAGGAACTAGAAAATATTAAATATCAGACAAGGAAAGTAAATTTAGAAAAATGAGCGAAGTACAATAACTTTTTCATCATTCATACAAAGTTCATATTATTGTTTCCTTTTTCACAACAAAGTTAGTTACATACAATTTTTAGATATATGTGTGTACTCTAATTTAgggtttgtaaacgaaccgaatgaacacgaacaagaccttgtttgtGTTTATTTGTTTACGAACTGTTCATGAAGACTTACCGAACaggattttatgttcgtgttcgttcgcaaaaggaaatgaacgtgttcgtttgttaatttaaAGTAACGAATGCAAACGAACGTTCAtaaacacaaatgagcacaaactaatgttaatgaacataaatgaaaataaacaaacacaaaaaagcattcatgaacataatatacaataccctgatacttattaaatattttatttgtcagaattttgaagtaattaaataaaatataaaaattaaatacaCTAATAAACTATCGAACATAAATAAACGAATGTGCCCTCTGTTCATGTTCACTCATTTAGCTAAACGAACGAAATGTCTTGTAcgtgttcattcatttattaaacgaacgaacacaaacgaccTTCCTGCCGAACGGTTCATAAACTGTTCATGGAacattcggttcgtttgcagcccagCCCTACTCTAATTCACAATAAAAGCTAGCCGTGGTTCATTTATTGGTCAACTGGTTGCTGGCTAATTGGCCATCTAACAGCAATACAGTAGATATATAACCCTTGCATAGTCTATCCGTTCATTAGTAGTTACTGATACAAAATAGGTTAAATATTTTTCAACCGTTGTCTCACTGCATTGACAGCTAAAGGTTGCTAATTCAATATTGGTTCACATGCATTTTTAGCTTCTTTACATAATACATATGTTACAGAGAAAATGTATGTAATGACTTATCTGAGTGCAGAAGTATTTAATTTCGCATTTGAATGgatcaaaaatcatattttcagaTGCTTATTATGCAGTTAATAGTATTAAATATTTCTACAAGTTGCTAACTCTCTTAGATCACTGCATCAGGGAGGATTTGATATGATCTGTAGTGGGCGGGACAAGATTGAGACTCCAGAACAGGTTTTCATTTTATTTTACCGCCCAGTTACCTTGTTGCTGATTATGATTTATGAAGAACTTATAGTTAATATTAATAAGCAAACATACTGATCAACGTCGTGTATGCACTGGATCTCTCCAGTTTAAGCAAGCTGAAGACACAGCAGCCAAGCTTGATCTCGATGGTCTTGTTGTTATTGGTGGAGATGATTCAAACACAAATGCTTGCCTTCTTGCTGAATATTTTAGGTGACTTATTTACGATAATGTATTTTTAGTGCTTGCAGTTTGATGCATGTAGTGGTGTACTGTTATATGAAAGTTATGGTTTTGTTGTCTTTGTTAATCACTCCATCTCACAGGAGTAAGAACTTGAAGACTCGAGTTATTGGATGCCCAAAGACCATTGACGGGGACTTGAAATGTAAAGAGGTTCCTACAAGTTTTGGTTTTGACACTGCGTGTAAGGTAATTTCTGTTATGTCCTTAAGTCTCTTAATCATCATTTAATTTCAGCGCTTTTCTATTTTACCAATTACCATATGGTTAGAAATGTGAATTAACCAAACAGCATTTGCTTCTCTATCTCACTCTAGAAAAAAATCTAAATAGAACTTTGGAGATCAAACTGTGTTTGAAGTGAGGTCTTTATGTTTTGTTTGCTTTCACAAATGATAAATATTGTTCCTTCTATTCGAATTTTTCAGATCTATGCTGAACAGATTGGAAATGTTATGATAGATGCTCGTTCAACAGGAAAATATTATCACTGTAAGCTTATTGGCCTTTATCTTTACCTTGGCTTTAACGTCGTGTGGCGATCCAATGCATTTTGGTCCCGAAAGCCGATGCATGATGTGCAATGGTCAAATTTGTTCAAATATGTAAACACTAAAATAATACTAAAAAGTTATTTACAGGTAAAATATTAACTTGTTCACCTTTAAACAATAAAATGTAAGATATTCTCATCATCTACAGTTATATTTGTTCAATGAATGGTCAAATTTGTTCAAATATGTAAACCTGTTGCTCAATCAATGGTCAGATTGTACAATCAGAATTGAAAATTTTAGATTGCAATCATGAACCAATTTGTTCAAATACTGGTCAACTGCATAAGACGCTGCATCAGACCACATCTTGTGATATGCGCATCATGAAATCGCATCGTCCCATACGATCTCATCACTGTATCACACTATCATGTGACGcgtgctttttaaaaccaagatctTTGCTAAAAATACCTGATTTGCGCATTATGCGCTCGTGATGCGCACATGTATAAACCAAGATCTTTACTAAACTTACAAGCATCATCGGTTACATGATAGTTTGCCTGACTTTAGTCAACCTTTGACTAAAGAACACAATAATAGATGTTCTTCTGGCCAATGCATACTGCTTTATATTAAAATATGCTATGTGTACAATTCTAGCTTTAAAGCATGCATGGTTGGTGATGAAAAGTTTTTATGCAGTTGTAAGGCTGATGGGGCGAGCTGCTTCCCACATTACTTTGGAGTGTGCTTTACAAACTCATCCAAACATCACTCTTATCGGAGAGGAGGTAGCTGACACGTGTGCAGTAGCACCATATTCATACGGTTTCCCTGATAATTTTGCTAGAAGTTGGACAAAAATTCGGTCAATTTGGGattttttgtaaatctttttgggTGAAGCGACATATGCAAACGGGTCCAAACTGGCTAAAAGACTAAAGAACACTTCAGAACTTGCGGGTCAAATGAGTTATTTTTAGCCGCCAACACCTTTTTTTATCTTTGAGTTTTATAAATGATTACCGAGTTACAGTATTAACGCGATGACAAGAATCATAAAAACTTTTAAAATTTCGGTACAAACTATACGAGAGAGGTGGTATTGTGGTAACTTGATAGCATTTAAAATTTATGATCCGTTTCATCGCCTTTGTAATCAACTCAATACTTTAAATGCtacaatttattattttaatgaCAAATAATGGATTTAAAATTTACATTTAGTGTATCGGTTATTGTGAAACTCATAAgaagatgaaaaaaaaaactagcaGAATAACATGGCCAGGACTGAACACGCTTGTCCTGTTATTTATGTATGGCTGCCTATTATGTCACCTCTAATTTTTTTTCGTCATCTCAACTTACTGTAGGTTGCCGCTCAGAAGCTGACACTGAAAAAGGTTACAAATTACATAGCAGATGTAATTTGTAAACGAGCAGATCTTGGTTATAACTATGGTGTGATATTGATACCTGAAGGACTTATTGATTTCATTCCTGAGGTAAGGCATTAATGCCTACTTGTAATGGAATTATTTCTATGTGTGTATAGTTATATTTAGGGCTGTGAATTTCCAACACGACAGAACCTAACACAAAATTCACAGGTTTAGATTTAGTCTAAAAGGTTCGGGTCATTTTCGGTTAAAACCCCCGAACACGTTTGGCCAAACGGGTTGTGTTTGGGTTGATTAGTTTATTCTTTAATTTAATTACAAATATGTTTTGTGTAGTAACTTAAACTGATTAAGTATTTTATGCCAAAATCTAAAAGATAAAAGAGAAACGAGAATCAAGTTTATAGTTTAAACATAATGTATTATACATTTGTACATTttgttgtaaatttgtatatagagCATTCATaggcaaaataaaataaaataaaataaaataaaatagaataaAATAAAATGCAAATTACAGGTTAAACAGGCCTTGTTTATGTCAACCTGTGAAAACTTGTGTCGTGTATGCATTCTACATGATTTCTGGCTTGTGTCGGGTTTCGGCCTGCCAACCCGCGAACACTACCCTATTAACGCCCTTAATGTCATGTCATTAGTTTGTCCGGAAAATCACTAGTTGGGACTATATGTAGGTGCAACAACTTATTGCTGAACTAAATGAAATTCTGGCTCACGAAACCGTAGACGAGAGTGGACTTTGGAAACAGAAACTTGTTCCTCAGTCTTTGCAGCTTTTTGAGTTGCTTCCTTCAGCAATTCAAGATCAATTGTTGCTTGAAAGAGATCCCCATGGAAACGTCCAGGTATTTAATATTTATCACTGTGATTAACTAGTTTTAT encodes:
- the LOC110925931 gene encoding pyrophosphate--fructose 6-phosphate 1-phosphotransferase subunit beta — encoded protein: MLLVGRYRKEKTPYPSSSRIFQTIPSHSPKIFVVDGDSKTHFPPFPTNSNSYHSLTQNNHFSAFISFRSSSSTMAPPSLVSNGGDLAVRKSPAISRVSSVYSEVQNSRLGHPLALPSVFQTPFKVVDGPPSSAAGNPDEIAKLFPSLFGQPSASLQPSESNDPGSALKIGVVLSGGQAPGGHNVISGMFDYLQERCKGSTLYGFKGGPAGIMKGKYVVLTPEYIYPYRNQGGFDMICSGRDKIETPEQFKQAEDTAAKLDLDGLVVIGGDDSNTNACLLAEYFRSKNLKTRVIGCPKTIDGDLKCKEVPTSFGFDTACKIYAEQIGNVMIDARSTGKYYHFVRLMGRAASHITLECALQTHPNITLIGEEVAAQKLTLKKVTNYIADVICKRADLGYNYGVILIPEGLIDFIPEVQQLIAELNEILAHETVDESGLWKQKLVPQSLQLFELLPSAIQDQLLLERDPHGNVQVAKIETEKMLIQMVEVELEQRKQVGQYTQHFKGQSHFFGYEGRCGLPSNFDSSYCYALGYGAGALLQSGKTGLISSVGSLAAPVAEWTVGGTPLTSLMDVERRHGKFKPVIKKAMVELDGAPFKKFASKREEWALQNRYISPGPIQFTGPVANISNHTLLLELGVQV